A genomic stretch from Candidatus Omnitrophota bacterium includes:
- a CDS encoding S46 family peptidase yields the protein MKAILKIFAVILLPAIAAASDQTNRLYQPGGMWMPHQIAELHGETLKKMGLQLDPAVFADPLQFPLNAIVSLGGCSASFISADGLIITNYHCVRGALQYNSTENANLLKTGYLAHDRSQELFAGPTARVYVVTAIDDVTERMLNGAADLADGLERYKELEKREKQIVEAAEKSKPNTRCEVARFYGGGKFYLITKLEIKDVRLVYAPHNGVGEFGGEIDNWMWPRHDADFSLLRAYVGPDGKPAEYSKDNVPYKPKSFLKIADESFKPGDLAFVVGYPAVTERLTTAKEVVEEIEWRLPRTIRFYQQHIDVLNAVAKDDPDLKIKAAYTLAGLENYKKKYIGTLEGAQNEKLVQKKKDEEAALTLWIQSSLQNKQEYGNIIEKINGLIGESQKSRETNQTLKFLAYRRTAQLLNAAIDIVHMAEERPKPDLERDPDYQERNWKRLEQAQERLQKNYSRAIEQAIFELDLKDCFSLEEELRPQVVEDFLASADVSDETIHQKAEELFSGTKLGNLDERLNLLRSASIKDMQNSEDKLIQFALKLSPCLEKIKDKEKRLSGDMILARPIYYKALEAFHQGVLASDANGTIRISYGTV from the coding sequence ATGAAAGCCATCCTCAAAATATTCGCCGTCATTCTTCTTCCCGCCATCGCCGCCGCCTCGGATCAAACCAACCGCCTCTACCAGCCCGGCGGCATGTGGATGCCCCATCAAATCGCCGAACTTCACGGCGAAACGCTAAAGAAGATGGGCTTGCAACTCGATCCCGCCGTCTTCGCCGATCCCTTGCAATTTCCCCTCAACGCCATTGTCAGCCTGGGCGGCTGCTCCGCTTCTTTCATTTCCGCCGATGGCCTTATCATCACCAACTACCATTGCGTACGCGGCGCCTTGCAGTACAACTCTACGGAAAACGCCAACCTCCTTAAAACCGGATACCTGGCCCATGACCGCAGCCAGGAACTGTTCGCCGGTCCCACTGCCCGCGTCTATGTCGTTACCGCCATAGACGATGTAACCGAGCGCATGTTAAACGGCGCCGCCGATCTTGCAGACGGCTTGGAGCGCTATAAGGAACTGGAAAAGCGCGAAAAGCAGATCGTGGAAGCTGCCGAAAAATCGAAGCCCAATACGCGCTGCGAAGTCGCCCGCTTCTACGGCGGCGGCAAGTTCTATTTGATAACCAAACTGGAGATTAAGGACGTGCGCCTCGTCTATGCCCCCCACAACGGCGTCGGCGAATTTGGCGGCGAGATCGACAATTGGATGTGGCCCCGCCACGACGCTGACTTCTCTCTCCTGCGCGCCTATGTCGGCCCCGACGGCAAGCCCGCCGAATATTCTAAAGACAACGTCCCTTATAAGCCCAAATCCTTTTTGAAAATCGCCGATGAAAGCTTCAAACCCGGCGATCTGGCCTTCGTCGTCGGTTATCCCGCCGTCACCGAACGCCTCACGACGGCGAAGGAAGTCGTCGAGGAAATCGAATGGCGCCTGCCCCGCACGATCCGCTTTTATCAACAGCATATCGACGTCCTCAACGCCGTCGCCAAGGACGATCCCGATCTGAAAATCAAAGCCGCCTACACCCTGGCCGGACTCGAAAATTATAAAAAGAAATACATCGGAACCCTCGAAGGCGCACAAAACGAAAAACTGGTGCAGAAGAAAAAAGACGAAGAAGCAGCGCTGACGCTATGGATTCAATCTTCGCTTCAAAACAAACAGGAATACGGAAATATCATCGAAAAAATCAACGGATTGATCGGCGAATCCCAAAAATCCCGCGAGACGAATCAAACATTGAAATTCCTCGCCTACCGCCGCACCGCTCAGCTGCTTAACGCAGCCATCGACATCGTGCACATGGCGGAAGAACGCCCTAAACCCGACCTCGAACGCGATCCCGATTATCAAGAACGCAACTGGAAGCGCCTGGAGCAAGCCCAAGAACGCCTGCAAAAAAATTATTCCCGCGCCATCGAACAAGCCATATTCGAACTCGACCTAAAAGATTGCTTTTCGCTGGAGGAAGAGTTGCGCCCGCAAGTCGTAGAAGACTTCCTCGCCTCCGCCGATGTTTCAGACGAGACGATCCATCAAAAAGCGGAGGAATTATTTAGCGGGACGAAATTGGGAAACCTGGACGAGCGCCTGAATCTGCTGCGTTCGGCGTCAATAAAAGACATGCAAAACAGCGAAGATAAACTAATCCAATTCGCCCTAAAACTCAGCCCCTGCCTGGAAAAAATCAAGGATAAAGAGAAACGCCTTTCCGGTGACATGATTCTCGCGCGCCCCATCTACTACAAAGCGTTGGAAGCCTTCCATCAAGGCGTCCTCGCGTCCGACGCCAACGGAACCATCCGCATCTCCTACGGAACCGTG
- the secD gene encoding protein translocase subunit SecD — protein MQRVPVWKIVLIAAIILFSLWMLMPTLKFYSYDPVARNLEQPPELEEVQKLYEEKKIDASERKRRIDEVSHWFRNLKDDSIRLGLDLQGGVHMVIEVDMDKVRADIRQNDPSLDDEQVESKAEYALGSAAAIIENRVDQYGVAETALVRQPPNRLVLEMPGFSDPARVRDLVQATAELSFHLLPKPEELGQIIGDIDALVEEDFLTLFAEKTTGFSGLAVEDPDNVRLVSEILARKEVKSLIPGEYMFVWGAEEKPTEYYNFPHRYLYLLYSKTRLTGKSLKDAYVYFDPMTNQPNVSLQFDAKGANTFAQITGENVGERLAVVMDNRVYTAPRIEGEIRGGSARITGIGDREEARQIAVVLRAGAMPVPLSIAESRVVGPSLGADSINKGLMAGVIGGAVVIVFMAVYYAVTGIVADVAVILNLFLLLAGMAMFKATLTLPGIAGIVLTIGMAVDANVLIYERLREELQGKSKTIQLILDKGFGRAFMTIFDSNITTLITALVLFQFGTGPIKGFAVTLSLGILISMFTAVFVSRVILDVMFAYGMKTLNVGKIHFFGKTHINFFSYPITCLATTLSIGVIGFLYLAVFWSSFKGIDFAGGSEMLVAFQNQTDVQDVRSRLSSTGLQGAIIQEVLDSENQMLIRVREGEVESSQQFETKVKDALQADHPFTVLRTDTVGAKVGGELLLKAVYCIIFSSIGILLYITARFEFRFALAAVICLFHDLFFTLAILAFTGTEFNLPIVAALLTVLGYSLNDTIVVFDRIRENYTSKIMNFKELVNNSINQTLSRTVNTAMTTLFVLIALDLIGGSVIHDFSFTLLIGIVIGTYSSIFVASPLLFVLEKQGPKKVSKKMQPVS, from the coding sequence ATGCAGAGGGTTCCGGTTTGGAAAATCGTTTTAATTGCCGCAATTATTCTTTTCTCCCTCTGGATGCTGATGCCGACGCTCAAATTCTATTCCTACGATCCCGTCGCGCGCAACCTCGAACAACCCCCCGAGTTGGAAGAAGTACAGAAACTTTATGAAGAAAAGAAAATCGACGCCTCGGAAAGAAAAAGGAGAATCGACGAAGTCAGCCATTGGTTCCGCAACCTGAAGGACGACAGCATCCGCCTGGGACTAGACCTTCAGGGCGGCGTCCACATGGTTATCGAAGTGGATATGGATAAAGTTCGAGCGGACATCCGCCAGAACGATCCCAGCCTGGACGACGAGCAAGTCGAAAGCAAGGCGGAATACGCTTTAGGCAGCGCCGCCGCCATTATCGAAAACCGCGTCGACCAGTACGGCGTGGCGGAGACGGCTCTAGTTCGCCAGCCTCCCAACCGGCTGGTGCTGGAAATGCCCGGATTCAGCGATCCCGCCCGCGTGCGCGACTTGGTGCAGGCTACGGCGGAACTGAGCTTCCACCTGTTGCCCAAGCCGGAAGAATTGGGGCAGATTATCGGCGATATCGATGCGCTTGTAGAAGAGGATTTTCTCACCCTCTTCGCCGAAAAGACAACGGGATTTTCCGGATTGGCCGTGGAAGATCCCGACAATGTTCGTCTCGTCAGCGAAATCCTGGCCCGCAAAGAAGTGAAGAGCCTCATTCCCGGCGAATACATGTTCGTATGGGGCGCCGAGGAGAAGCCCACCGAATATTACAACTTCCCCCATCGGTATCTTTATCTTCTCTACAGTAAAACGCGCCTCACAGGCAAGAGCCTGAAAGACGCCTACGTCTATTTCGATCCTATGACCAACCAGCCTAACGTCTCGCTGCAATTCGACGCCAAGGGCGCCAACACTTTCGCCCAGATCACCGGAGAAAACGTTGGGGAGCGTCTGGCCGTCGTCATGGACAACCGCGTTTATACGGCGCCCAGGATTGAAGGCGAAATCCGGGGCGGCAGCGCCCGCATCACCGGCATCGGCGACCGCGAAGAAGCGCGCCAGATCGCCGTCGTACTGCGCGCGGGCGCCATGCCCGTGCCGCTCAGCATCGCGGAAAGCCGCGTCGTCGGCCCCTCTCTCGGCGCCGACTCCATCAATAAAGGTTTGATGGCCGGCGTCATCGGCGGCGCCGTAGTCATCGTCTTCATGGCGGTTTATTATGCCGTAACCGGCATCGTGGCCGACGTCGCCGTTATATTGAACTTGTTTCTCCTTCTGGCGGGCATGGCCATGTTTAAAGCCACATTAACTCTTCCCGGCATCGCCGGCATTGTGCTCACCATCGGCATGGCGGTGGACGCCAATGTTCTTATCTACGAACGCTTGCGCGAGGAGCTTCAGGGCAAATCGAAGACGATTCAGCTCATCCTCGACAAGGGTTTCGGGCGCGCTTTCATGACCATCTTCGACTCCAACATCACCACGTTGATCACCGCCTTGGTTCTCTTCCAGTTCGGAACCGGTCCTATCAAGGGCTTCGCCGTAACGCTTTCTCTCGGCATCCTGATTTCCATGTTCACCGCCGTCTTCGTTTCCCGCGTCATCCTCGATGTGATGTTCGCTTACGGCATGAAGACGCTTAACGTCGGAAAAATCCATTTTTTCGGCAAGACGCATATCAACTTTTTCTCCTATCCCATCACTTGTCTGGCGACGACGTTATCCATCGGCGTAATTGGATTCCTCTACCTCGCCGTATTCTGGTCCAGTTTCAAGGGCATCGACTTCGCGGGGGGTTCGGAAATGCTCGTCGCCTTCCAAAATCAGACTGACGTCCAGGATGTCCGCAGCCGGCTCTCCTCCACTGGCCTTCAAGGCGCCATCATCCAGGAAGTTCTCGACAGCGAGAATCAGATGCTCATCCGCGTGCGCGAAGGCGAAGTCGAATCCTCGCAACAATTCGAAACGAAGGTCAAAGACGCCCTTCAGGCCGATCATCCCTTTACGGTGTTGCGAACAGACACCGTTGGGGCCAAGGTAGGCGGCGAATTGCTGTTGAAAGCCGTATATTGCATAATATTCTCCAGTATCGGCATCTTGTTGTACATCACCGCCCGTTTCGAATTCCGCTTCGCCCTGGCCGCCGTTATTTGTTTGTTCCACGATTTGTTCTTCACTCTGGCGATCCTGGCGTTCACCGGCACGGAATTCAACCTGCCCATCGTCGCCGCACTGCTGACCGTGCTGGGATATTCGCTTAACGATACGATCGTCGTCTTCGACCGCATCCGCGAAAATTACACTTCGAAAATCATGAATTTCAAAGAACTGGTCAACAATAGCATTAACCAAACCTTGTCGCGAACCGTTAATACAGCCATGACGACGCTTTTCGTGCTTATTGCGCTCGATCTAATCGGCGGATCGGTTATTCACGATTTCTCCTTTACGCTGCTCATCGGCATCGTCATTGGAACCTATTCGTCGATCTTCGTCGCCAGCCCCCTATTATTCGTGCTCGAGAAGCAAGGGCCTAAAAAAGTCTCAAAGAAAATGCAGCCTGTCAGCTGA